One part of the Entelurus aequoreus isolate RoL-2023_Sb linkage group LG05, RoL_Eaeq_v1.1, whole genome shotgun sequence genome encodes these proteins:
- the LOC133651014 gene encoding PABIR family member 2-like → MERMEVDHCAGAAGGTLRRSNSAPMITSVGERIAASSQVSFRYRRVSVNCSSQEDNMDAALGGTLQRTQVSDGALPVSSPWHEHSREWVRSHDSDVTPNSSPRPSRRFRPAGRACVRWPSLTPLKRKGGAESDSPPKKLFVTGVLDPAAHTASASLADSAPSPQSSPLASHLHPAH, encoded by the coding sequence ATGGAACGGATGGAAGTGGACCATTGCGCAGGCGCAGCTGGCGGGACTTTACGCAGGTCCAATAGCGCCCCCATGATTACGAGTGTCGGCGAGCGCATAGCCGCCTCCAGCCAGGTCTCCTTCCGATACAGACGAGTGTCCGTCAACTGCAGCTCTCAGGAGGACAACATGGACGCAGCATTGGGAGGAACCCTGCAGAGAACACAAGTCAGTGACGGGGCGCTTCCTGTCAGCAGCCCGTGGCACGAGCACTCTCGTGAGTGGGTTCGCTCGCACGACAGCGACGTCACGCCAAACTCCTCGCCCAGACCCAGCCGGAGGTTCAGACCTGCGGGCAGAGCCTGTGTCCGATGGCCCTCCTTGACGCCGCTCAAGAGGAAAGGAGGGGCGGAGTCAGACAGTCCGCCCAAAAAGCTTTTTGTCACCGGCGTTCTGGACCCCGCCGCCCACACGGCCAGCGCCTCGCTTGCAGACTCCGCCCCCAGCCCTCAGTCGTCTCCGCTCGCCTCCCACCTGCACCCGGCGCATTAA